The Lycium barbarum isolate Lr01 chromosome 12, ASM1917538v2, whole genome shotgun sequence genome includes a region encoding these proteins:
- the LOC132621882 gene encoding uncharacterized protein At3g27210-like, whose product MGSCASVHKDSKSAMKFRLVFSSKTDKLVSPSPIKDKPLDNDEIKIPDPQLKPQHSLVLPKTSFSDYGSKEETFFDSQAWLESDCDDDFFSVKGDFTPSLGNTPSRGNTPVHRGMLAGNMLGNRTPFVEKPPTSLPQSSPRHKRKNLLELFKESRNRNANEQGAEDNKNGLAADLPKSTLSTPYVPVSSGKRTPTRKFKSEPTSPRSAQCCLPRLRSTGSFRERRKSMSPPAHSVA is encoded by the exons ATGGGTTCATGTGCTTCAGTGCATAAAGACTCAAAATCAGCAATGAAGTTCCGTCTTGTTTTTTCATCTAAAACTGACAAGCTTGTAAGTCCGTCACCCATCAAAGATAAACCACTGGATAACGATGAAATCAAAATCCCTGATCCTCAACTCAAACCTCAACATTCACTGGTACTTCCCAAAACCAGTTTTAGCGACTATG GTAGCAAGGAGGAGACCTTCTTTGATTCCCAGGCCTGGTTGGAGTCAGATTGTGACGACGACTTCTTTAGTGTGAAAGGAG ATTTTACACCGTCACTCGGAAATACTCCTTCGCGTGGAAATACACCTGTTCATCGGGGTATGTTGGCTGGTAATATGTTAGGTAATCGAACCCCTTTTGTGGAAAAACCTCCTACTTCATTACCACAATCTTCTCCAAGACACAAGAGGAAGAATTTACTTGAGCTTTTCAAAGAATCAAGAAACCGGAATGCCAATGAGCAAGGTGCTGAAGACAACAAAAACGGACTGGCTGCTGATCTACCTAAATCTACATTGAGCACACCTTATGTGCCGGTGTCTAGTGGCAAGAGAACCCCCACAAGAAAGTTCAAAAGTGAGCCCACATCGCCGAGGTCAGCACAGTGTTGTCTTCCCAGGTTGCGCTCAACTGGCAGCTTTAGGGAAAGGAGGAAGAGTATGAGCCCTCCTGCACATAGCGTTGCTTAA
- the LOC132622740 gene encoding triacylglycerol lipase 2-like, with amino-acid sequence MTLHRLSNLGFLGFMTLIILVFESHPTFGSSMRGFLGVVTNENGLNAATQSAMCATSVTIHGYKCQEYEVTTEDGYILSVQRIPEGRVGGGGQNRQPVLLQHGVLVDGVTWLMNSPEQSLAMILADSGFDVWIANTRGTRYSQRHVNLDPNNPDYWNWSWDDLVVHDLPTVINLVYKQTGQKTHYVGHSLGTLVALASFSEGRQTDKIKSAALLSPIAYLSHMTTALGVVAAKSFVGEITTIFGLAEFNPLSPPVSNFVKALCLQPGVDCYDFLTAITGKNCCLNASTVDLFLKNAPQPTSTKNFVHLAQTARDGILRKYDYGRTSYNLAHYGEAKPPQYNLANIPRDLPLFLSYGGQDALSDSKDVETLLDYLKFHDVDKLHVQYVKEYAHADFIMGITAKDIVFNQIVTFFRNQH; translated from the exons ATGACGCTGCATAGATTGTCAAATTTAGGCTTTTTGGGCTTTATGACATTAATAATCTTAGTGTTTGAGTCTCATCCAACATTTGGGTCGAGCATGAGAGGTTTTCTTGGCGTTGTTACTAATGAAAATGGCCTGAATGCTGCAACGCAAAGTGCAATGTGCGCTACCTCTGTGACTATTCATGGTTATAAGTGCCAGGAATATGAG GTGACTACTGAGGATGGATATATACTAAGTGTGCAAAGAATTCCGGAAGGCCGTGTTGGTGGTGGTGGGCAGAATAGGCAGCCAGTTTTATTGCAGCATGGAGTATTGGTG GACGGAGTAACGTGGCTAATGAATTCACCAGAACAATCACTAGCAATGATTTTAGCAGACAGCGGCTTTGATGTTTGGATTGCCAACACCAGAGGAACACGATACAGCCAGCGCCATGTCAATCTTGATCCTAATAATCCG GACTACTGGAATTGGTCATGGGATGATCTTGTAGTCCATGACTTACCCACTGTCATCAACCTTGTCTACAAACAAACTGGACAGAAAACTCACTACGTGGGCCATTCATTG GGAACTTTGGTAGCTTTGGCATCATTCTCAGAAGGAAGACAAACAGACAAGATAAAATCAGCAGCTTTGCTCAGCCCAATCGCTTACTTGAGCCATATGACCACTGCACTTGGTGTGGTTGCAGCCAAATCCTTTGTTGGCGAG ATCACTACTATATTCGGTCTTGCTGAATTTAATCCATTAAG tcCGCCTGTGTCTAATTTTGTCAAGGCCTTGTGTCTTCAGCCTGGGGTTGATTGTTATGACTTCCTGACTGCAATTACCG GGAAAAATTGTTGTCTAAATGCCTCCACGGTCGATTTATTCTTGAAGAACGCGCCTCAACCCACATCAACCAagaactttgtgcatttagcTCAAA CTGCTAGAGATGGAATCCTAAGGAAATACGACTATGGGAGAACCAGTTACAATTTGGCACATTATGGTGAGGCTAAACCTCCACAATATAATTTGGCAAATATCCCTCGAGACCTTCCCCTATTTCTCAGCTATGGAGGCCAAGATGCTCTATCTGATTCTAAAGATGTGGAGACGTTACTCGATTACCTCAAATTCCACGACGTGGACAAATTACATGTTCAATATGTCAAGGAATATGCTCATGCTGATTTTATTATGGGAATTACTGCTAAAGATATTGTCTTTAACCAGATTGTCACCTTCTTTAGAAACCAACACTAA
- the LOC132625075 gene encoding mavicyanin, whose product MEALRKSLFIFVIVAVMIQKTAMAAQHVVGGSQGWDESTDFKSWSSGQTFKVGDTLAFRYNPGLHSVVELEGESSYKSCDISSSVNSMSAGNDVVKLNKPGTRYFACGTAGHCNQGMKLKITTVTGSAPSNQAASSTPSSSSAASFRISTPFFAFIAATLTIQITIVFLL is encoded by the exons ATGGAGGCTCTACGCAAATCTTTGTTTATTTTTGTTATTGTAGCGGTTATGATCCAGAAAACAGCAATGGCGGCCCAACACGTTGTTGGAGGAAGCCAAGGATGGGATGAATCCACTGATTTCAAATCCTGGTCTTCTGGTCAGACATTCAAAGTTGGAGATACACTAG CATTTAGGTACAATCCAGGACTTCACAGTGTTGTAGAACTCGAGGGTGAAAGCTCATACAAGAGTTGTGATATAAGCAGTTCCGTGAACTCGATGAGTGCGGGCAACGATGTTGTTAAACTAAACAAGCCAGGGACTCGATACTTTGCTTGTGGAACAGCAGGTCACTGTAACCAGGGAATGAAGCTTAAAATCACAACTGTTACTGGAAGTGCACCTTCTAATCAGGCTGCCTCTTCCACACCTAGCTCCTCTTCTGCAGCTTCTTTTCGGATTTCTACTCCGTTCTTCGCTTTCATTGCTGCAACTTTGACTATACAAATAACTATAGTCTTTCTGTTATAA